A genomic segment from Sphingomonas astaxanthinifaciens DSM 22298 encodes:
- a CDS encoding DUF4167 domain-containing protein — MNNRQNGRRRGRGGQRPQGLGGGGGGGNSRDQRSRGNAAQLLEKYKNMARDAQLAGDRVQTEYYLQFADHYFRVLSETRSRFEDQRPSRGDDDEDEGDEDLIDGEGEDEASEQRQERQPRQDRYERRDRGERQDRPERGDRQERAERQDRGDRPERAERPRRERFERPRREDEGAEPADTEQPVGIADFLPPAIGPVGEVASDETEEAPRPRRTRRPRVKDNDDGVAPAA; from the coding sequence ATGAACAATCGCCAGAACGGCCGCCGTCGCGGTCGTGGGGGTCAGCGGCCGCAGGGTCTGGGTGGCGGCGGTGGGGGCGGCAACAGCCGCGACCAGCGGAGCCGTGGCAATGCCGCGCAGCTGCTCGAGAAGTACAAGAACATGGCGCGCGACGCCCAGCTCGCGGGCGACCGTGTGCAGACCGAATATTACCTCCAGTTCGCCGATCACTATTTCCGGGTGCTGAGCGAGACCCGCTCGCGCTTCGAGGACCAGCGCCCCAGTCGCGGTGACGACGACGAGGACGAGGGCGACGAGGATCTGATCGACGGCGAGGGCGAGGACGAGGCGTCCGAGCAGCGCCAGGAGCGCCAGCCTCGGCAGGACCGCTACGAGCGGCGAGACCGCGGCGAGCGCCAGGACCGTCCCGAGCGGGGCGACCGGCAGGAGCGCGCCGAGCGTCAGGATCGCGGCGACCGTCCTGAGCGGGCCGAGCGTCCGCGCCGGGAGCGTTTCGAGCGTCCGCGCCGCGAGGACGAGGGTGCCGAGCCCGCCGACACCGAGCAGCCCGTCGGGATCGCCGACTTCCTGCCGCCGGCGATCGGTCCGGTCGGCGAGGTCGCGTCTGACGAGACCGAGGAGGCGCCGCGTCCCCGC